CCTGGATAACTGTccaaactataaaatggggaaataatagcacctaccttccagaggATATATATGTGATACATATGTGAGAAAGATAGAACATAGtcaattattcagtcattttcacttCCGTCCAATtgtttgtgatcctatttggggctttcttagcCAAGAtaatggagtaatttgccatttctttctccagttcattttgcagatggggaaactgaggtaaacagggtgaagtgacttgcccagaatcccatAGCTAttcagtatctgaggctgaaattgaacttggattttcctgactccaatgaaccacctggctgcccctgcATACATgtcccttaataaatgcttgtttctttccttggAATATCCCACCTGATTCAAGATTCAACACAAATGCTTCCTGCCTGCAGGAGGATTTTTCCAGTTCCCCATTTGCTAGGGCCTTGtaccttctttctcccctttgtATCTTGTTTGTTCCTATTCCTGTAAGGTTCTCCTCTCACCCCCAGAATGTAATATCCTCGAGGCTGGGGCTGCTTTTGTCTTTCTCCAGTGCCTGGCATGAGATAAGCCATTTcaaaaatgcttgttaactgatcTAAGCGGATCAGAGTCACCCTCTTCAGATTAGGAAAGTTCAAATCCACGGCAATAGAGGCATCCATGGCAGAAGTTTTATTAAAGTGGAAAGAGACAAAATTTCTAGctaaaaaatccaatgaacaatcCTTCTTTTCAAACATCTGACACTGGGAAGAAGCAGTAACACTGGAGATAATTGCAGCAAATTTTAACGGTGCAAAAAACAAAGCAACCTTGGTGATGATCTGGGCTTTGCCTTGGGGCACAGGGCACTCAAGCACCCAAGCAATCACATAATACTGGGAAGGAGAAATTTGCCAGGAGACAAAGCACATCAGAAATTTCACTTTCCCATAGATTCTGGGGGATTCCATGAGTGGAAGCAAAAGTCTCTAAAAAAGGTTAGCACTGCTATCAGCTTCAAGGAATGGAGACCAGACAATTATATCTTTGAATTGACCTCTCTTTTGGAAGTTTTCAGCAAATAGTGAACAGTGATACTCACCAGCACACTTACAATTACTCCCCCTGTCATTCCTATCCCCAGTGCTAGCAAGACCTTTTTATTCCACGATGAGTGCTGAGAATGGACATGTTTATCTAGATCCAAGTCCATCCCCTTATCTATTAATTTTTGCACCTCAGTCAGGGACTGATCAAAGTTGAGGTTCACTAAGTAAGCAGGAATGACCCTGAGGCCAAAGTAGATTCTCTTGACAAATCTCAAGTTCTTTAGCAGCTGTACGTCACACCTATAGGTGCCTGAATCAGTCTCTTGGGCAGAATTGAGCGTCACCGAATGGACATGGCGCCGAAAAGGTTTAAACAAGTCATCGTTGATGGAGATGATGCCCCGGACAAAGGTCCAGGTGAACCGGAAAGCTTCCCGCCCATAGAGGACGATATCCGGAGTCAGACACGTCAGCTCAAATTTTTTCCCAGTAGGGACAGTGAAGTGGACCATCCCACAGATCCAATTGGTCAAGCATTCGGTGTGGTGAgtctcacacttcctcctcacGCCATCGGGGCCCACCTCACAGGTTATCTCCTCCTTGTAGCCCAGGCCACAGGTGACTGTGCAGGCTGTGGTGTTGATGATCACTCTCCCCTGAGCCAACTTCAGTTTTTCAGGGATAGTGAATGATTGACTGAAGGTCACTATTATCGGTAGGCAGGCAGCAAATACCAGCGTTCCAAGGATGAAACCAGGACCTAGGATCTTCATGTTTAAATGAGAACCTTCATAGCCCTTCAGTCAACAGCCTATGAGGACATTTTGGGTAAACATTAATCAAAAACATTTCTGAAATTTCTGCTAAAGTTCTCTTCATTTTCACATTCTAAATTTCAAAAGTTGTCAAAAGGTGTGGATTTTTTCAAAAGCATAATGTGACCTAATAAACAAAAATCCAATCTTTTAACAACAGGAGAGCATATGAGGCAGAACAAACCACATCtgattttattgactattttatcatGCATCAGATATCTCTTTCATATCCTTGCAATTACATGGGGTTTCTTTGGGAGAAAAGCAACAAAAGGCTTCATAATTTGAAGTGAATTCTGAAATTACTATGACTGCGTAAGAGAAAGCAGTATTCTTTCCTAGTAGCTCTGAAACTCTGAACAGGATCTATAAATAGGTTTCTAGGTACCAAATTAGCTCTAGCCAAACAATTCTTACTCATTAAATTTGCAAGAAGCACTAATATGCCTTACAGTTAAAAGATTCTAAAATTCTCTTGTATTGAACACTGGAATAGTCAAAATACTTAGGTTTTACATGTGGCTCCACTACTAAAAAAAAGCTGTAAATCCTTAGGCAATTGCTTAAATTTGTTTTGCAAAGCAGGGGGGAAAAATACCATTGGCTCTGCCTAAAAAATGTGTTGAGGTTCAAATCTCACATGTGATAAGATTCTGTTAAGTATATATCACTAGGAATACTCAAACAGAGATGAGACAACTGAGATCATCATATAAgctcaacttcttcattttgcagatgccCAGGGAGATGAAGCAATTTGCTTGAGGTCATACAGAAAGGGtactaaaattaaaactaaaaactgGTTGAGACAGGCTTCAATACCACTTATGAATCAAAAAATGTTTATCAGCAAAGCAAGGATACTTAACATagctgccattttcttttcttggcaCTGCTCTATCCCAAGAGTAATGAAGTTATTTTCTGTTTAAAAGTAAACTTAATTTTCGCCAGACTTCTTGTTGGTTCTCTACATTTCTTACAACCTGTGAACAGCAGCCAACAGGATATGCTTATGACATGGTTGCTATGAAACAGTTATGATGTCACAGAAAGGCTCCCAGGGTCAAGGGAataggaaaagttaaaagaggAACCTTTCAGAATGAaccttcagtttaaaaaaatattgaagaatttggggttttttggttttgtttaaaaaaaaaaaaatcttatgcgTTAAGGATGTAAAAAATGTTCACATAATTTATTTGACAAAAAGGTGACAGTAGAAGTAGGAGATAAAGATTAGCCCCAAATTGACACTATATTAGAAAAGAATAAGATGTCCATACAAGGAGATCTTTAGGATTGAAATAAGATGATTTGTTTTAGAAAAACCAAAGAATAACCTTGTTTACAGATAGGATGGCGAACTTCCACACCTATAATTTTAACATACATTCATAAGCTGAAGCCTGTGTCTTCTGTgcaatgaaataaaatggaagacCTGCTGAAGAGCAACTGTTCTTTGTAAACAACTACAACAACTAATATTTAAGTAAAACAATTGTCTTTATTTACAAAGCATCATCACTTTAGTAAGAACTATTCAAGTGACCAATTTTCATCTTTTAGAAAACTACAAAgcatttgaaacttaaaaaaaaaaaaagtgacaagagGGAAAACACATTACAAATATGGGGaggtaaaaggaggaaaaaaatatacatatactatacaaATGGAGAAGCAGTCAAATGAAATGGACAGCAAGTCTGAAGAATGTTAGAAAATAGTTTGAGCAACAAAACAAATCATGAAGATGTTGTCAAGGGCCAACTTGAAGGAGCTTAGATCGGTACTCTCAGATTTGGGAAGGGAAATATCTCAATTCCCAAGTACCCTGGCAAGGAAATTCAAATTACTTGGTAAATAGTGATAGGGTAGAGAAGCATTTATATGAATTTGCAACCTACTACAGAATACAATCCAAAGTAATGACAGTGGTTCTAATGGTATAAAACAAAAGTATATCCAGTAGTCTACACAATTTCCTCTACTACTGAATAACTCACATTAAAAGTCTGGGTAACAAGGGGTTCTGGAAAGAATAGTTACATCAAAGAACATGGACTTTTTGTCACAATCTTTGAGAAATGGACCTTTCTCTTACATGAACAAGTAAAAAAGTAAGGAAGGCTCTTCCAGACCTATTTTGTTTCTCCTACTATCCCTCAAACATCCCATCAAATAACCTGATTCATCTCTTTCTTGGTTCATCAATGAGCTCAGTGGGTTCCTCCTAACGCTGTAGCATAAACTGTTCTATAGCTTTCCTCAAGAAGTTAAGAGAAAATAACTACCTTCAAACTTAAAAAGATATAGCTAGATGAATACTGCACCTAGGTTTATGGATTTTCATTCCATACTTTCCTTCCCTAAAATGAACTTTTGAGAAAGTAAGCAACACAACATAAGCAAAAGAGATGAAATGCTAAACTACATAGGTTCACAAAGTACCAGCAATGGAAGGGGAAAGAACTCtggccaattttttaaaatataaagatttcttgtgtgtatacacatttcATCTGCCACTCTTGTTTCATGAATGGTGGTGAAGAAGCTGAGATAACAGAGAAGCCTTTCACAGAAAGGAAGTgaccaaaagaaaattttaaaaagagcaacTGTAAGGAGGAAACAAACTGCTTACAACAGATACAAATAGGGGGCAACACTGATGTTTTGAGGAAAGGGCAAATCCATGgagagtaatgaaaaaaaaatttcactttgaACTttgatttgatctgattttggaCAGCTCCATTTTAGACCTTGCATAGATACTCAGAGGCTCAGAGACACCTTTGTATGGTTTCTTCTCTAAAAGTCTGCACatggcagtaaaaaaaaaaaacaaacccaaaaaactcTTATGTGCTACTTTGCCTGGGACAGGTGAAAATCCCTGTCTTCAAAAACATGATTGAGATAGATTAAATTGATGCTGAAGGCTAAAATGGaataaacaaaaagttttttttttaaaaaagaacattttacatCCCCATCTCTTGGGGAAAAGGTTATATGATAGTCAAATTGAGTTTCTTATCTGTCTTCCCTTTCTGATGGCTCTACATTTTTCCTGAGCTTTTTGGATTATAAGCACTTCATTTTCTTGCCTGTTCTTAAAAAGGATGATTTATCTTGGACTACAGGCCTTTACATGTTGACTGGATTAGggtaaaaaggagagagaaaagagtagaGTATGCAACAGATCCTTTTCTAGGAGACAACAGCAGGAAGAAGTTACACAGAACAACAATTCACTCGAGGACATGCTCTAAGGGATGACACAGAGCAGAAGATGGGAAAGGGCACACCCAAGTGATGCTTAGTTAAGGGAGGTCTCACAAAGAAAACGTGGGCGGTGTTCCAGCAGCATAACTAAGCTGAGAAGCATTCCATCTACATGAGCCCCTACTCCTGTTCAAGGCTTTTCAAGTCCTCTTTTCCTGAGTCTATTCAGAATTATGCTTTGAGAGGGAGGACTGGGAAAGTCACTCTTCTTTCATAATTTACTTCATTCAACCTTGGTCTTATATGAAAGTCTCATCCGTCCAAGCACAGGGTCTGAAGCCGCAGGACCGCAGAGTAGATAAAGAATGGCGAACTCCCAAGGTTGTCTTCACAACAGCTCTGAGATGGCTCCCCCTGCTGGAGAGATTAAGATAGGAAAGGTTCCATTAATACCCACTCATCTCAGGACTTGGTGAGAATGGAGAACTTGACAGAGAAGGGGTGTAACAAGCAAAAGCTGAAGCAGAAGCAGGCAAAAGACTACTTTTCTGatccagaaaaag
The Sminthopsis crassicaudata isolate SCR6 chromosome 4, ASM4859323v1, whole genome shotgun sequence genome window above contains:
- the TMEM81 gene encoding transmembrane protein 81, with protein sequence MKILGPGFILGTLVFAACLPIIVTFSQSFTIPEKLKLAQGRVIINTTACTVTCGLGYKEEITCEVGPDGVRRKCETHHTECLTNWICGMVHFTVPTGKKFELTCLTPDIVLYGREAFRFTWTFVRGIISINDDLFKPFRRHVHSVTLNSAQETDSGTYRCDVQLLKNLRFVKRIYFGLRVIPAYLVNLNFDQSLTEVQKLIDKGMDLDLDKHVHSQHSSWNKKVLLALGIGMTGGVIVSVLVSITVHYLLKTSKREVNSKI